Proteins encoded in a region of the Nicotiana tomentosiformis chromosome 9, ASM39032v3, whole genome shotgun sequence genome:
- the LOC104114498 gene encoding uncharacterized protein, producing MAPSTSNLMLSMKVLLISIGAVSSAMVIKASVPLILYEFPTIWSSFISSWLKPPYLYVLLNCIIIIIAATSRSHRKEHSSDQSQPLMSATSTPLSDLIAISQSNVNMSEPEMSELSPEPVHESEVLEVKPEPVNIEPEQVVEAENGDEVVISNSVVTPLPEVETELLQQLATEKPLVSSRFGHRKPLTRMNPEGVKSLRVARVKRHETLESTWKKITEGRHVPLTRHLNTWQQNHGSQSPVHQTENKRKTILEPSPSQDELNRRVEAFITKFNEEMRLQREQSLQQYMEMINRGV from the exons ATGGCACCATCAACGAGCAACTTAATGTTATCAATGAAAGTTCTGCTAATTTCAATTGGTGCAGTATCTTCAGCTATGGTAATTAAAGCCTCTGTTCCattaattttatatgaattcCCTACGATTTGGAGCAGCTTTATTTCCAGTTGGCTCAAGCCTCCTTACCTCTACGTTTTACTCAACTGTATAATCATCATCATCGCCGCTACTTCTCGGTCACACCGTAAGGAACATTCTAGCGATCAATCACAGCCGTTGATGTCTGCCACATCAACTCCGCTTTCAGATTTGATAGCAATTTCCCAGTCAAACGTTAACATGAGTGAACCGGAGATGTCTGAGTTATCGCCTGAACCGGTACATGAATCGGAGGTGTTAGAGGTGAAACCTGAGCCGGTAAATATTGAACCGGAGCAGGTGGTTGAAGCTGAAAATGGTGATGAGGTTGTGATTTCGAATTCCGTTGTTACGCCGTTGCCTGAAGTGGAAACGGAGCTGCTTCAACAGCTAGCGACGGAGAAACCGCTGGTTTCTTCCCGGTTCGGTCACCGGAAACCGCTTACGAGAATGAATCCTGAAG GGGTTAAATCACTGAGGGTAGCGAGGGTGAAGAGACATGAGACATTAGAGAGTACATGGAAGAAGATAACAGAAGGTCGTCACGTGCCGCTCACGAGGCACCTGAACACATGGCAGCAGAATCACGGAAGTCAATCCCCGGTTCATCAAACTGAAAACAAGAGGAAAACCATACTTGAACCGTCGCCGAGTCAGGACGAGTTGAACCGGCGAGTGGAAGCGTTTATAACGAAGTTCAATGAAGAAATGAGGTTACAGAGAGAACAATCGTTACAGCAGTACATGGAGATGATTAATCGTGGGGTCTAA